Proteins co-encoded in one Campylobacter ornithocola genomic window:
- the mnmC gene encoding bifunctional tRNA (5-methylaminomethyl-2-thiouridine)(34)-methyltransferase MnmD/FAD-dependent 5-carboxymethylaminomethyl-2-thiouridine(34) oxidoreductase MnmC, which yields MKKANIIIKDNAPFSLDFDDYYFNSSDGLSESEFIYTNAFEFQAKQTIAELGFGIGLNFFLTLKRFIKEKKENQRLFYLSFENFYIEKDKLREIYKNLGFYEEFKELLEQFLKFYPPCKDGVYRFYFQDCFLDLVFGDANEKLQKLDFKADVWYLDGFAPAKNQEMFDEDIINKVAKNSKINTKVLTFSSASVLKKALINNNFQVQKVKGFRKREMIQAIFNGLESEDKFAYFNTPYLKKDIQKIAIIGAGIAGASLAYEFSLRNVQVDIFEKENSLGKGASGNINGILSSLILKPDVLLGEFSQYAFLEASRFYRQILNLDPQGVYEFSHNELMQERFNSQKDNILFKITNNQAFLKDGMCIKPQKVVKTLLEKSKASVFFEYEFIDYSYENEKFSLRFNNKKTLKDYDVLIYAQGADVKNFLDYKYMKLSSVRGQCTHLKPFLKNTHALSSKGYVCPINEELNLQLIGASYDRLNYTNILLEKDDFQNIENIREFLENEKLEIVGGKVGFRSYSSDRFAIVGQAYDENFYLQNYKALLWHKNKAQVTPNEFIPLYFSIAHGSRAFASAIISSRIITSLVFNEPRIEKEFLYALHPARFLIRQLKKGKN from the coding sequence ATGAAAAAAGCAAATATCATCATCAAAGACAATGCACCTTTCTCTTTAGATTTTGATGATTATTATTTTAACTCTAGTGATGGTTTAAGCGAAAGTGAATTTATTTATACTAATGCTTTTGAGTTTCAAGCAAAACAAACTATTGCAGAGCTTGGTTTTGGTATAGGTTTAAATTTTTTCCTTACTCTAAAGCGTTTTATAAAAGAAAAAAAAGAAAACCAAAGACTTTTTTATCTTAGTTTTGAAAATTTTTATATAGAAAAAGATAAATTAAGAGAAATTTATAAAAATCTTGGTTTTTATGAGGAATTTAAAGAACTTCTGGAGCAGTTTTTAAAATTTTATCCCCCATGTAAAGATGGAGTTTATAGGTTTTATTTTCAAGATTGTTTTTTGGACTTGGTGTTTGGTGATGCTAATGAAAAATTGCAAAAATTAGATTTTAAAGCTGATGTTTGGTATTTAGATGGTTTTGCCCCTGCTAAAAATCAAGAGATGTTTGATGAAGATATTATAAATAAAGTTGCTAAAAACTCAAAAATAAATACCAAAGTCTTAACCTTTTCTTCTGCAAGTGTTTTAAAAAAAGCTTTAATAAATAATAATTTTCAAGTGCAAAAAGTAAAAGGTTTTAGAAAAAGAGAAATGATACAAGCTATTTTTAATGGCTTAGAGTCTGAAGACAAATTTGCCTATTTTAATACTCCATATTTAAAAAAAGATATCCAAAAAATAGCCATTATTGGAGCAGGTATAGCTGGAGCTAGTTTAGCTTATGAATTTTCATTAAGAAATGTTCAAGTGGATATTTTTGAGAAAGAAAATTCACTAGGTAAGGGTGCTTCTGGAAATATCAATGGAATTTTAAGTTCTTTGATTTTAAAACCTGATGTTTTATTGGGGGAATTTTCACAATATGCTTTTTTAGAAGCGAGTAGGTTTTATAGGCAAATTTTAAACTTAGATCCACAAGGCGTTTATGAATTTTCTCATAATGAGCTTATGCAAGAGCGTTTTAATAGTCAAAAAGATAATATTTTGTTTAAAATTACCAATAATCAAGCTTTTTTAAAAGATGGAATGTGCATAAAGCCTCAAAAAGTAGTTAAGACACTTTTGGAAAAAAGTAAAGCAAGTGTATTTTTTGAGTATGAATTTATAGATTATTCTTATGAAAATGAAAAGTTTTCTTTGCGATTTAACAATAAAAAGACTTTAAAAGATTATGATGTATTAATTTATGCTCAAGGTGCTGATGTTAAGAACTTTTTAGATTATAAATATATGAAATTAAGTAGTGTTAGAGGTCAATGTACCCATTTAAAACCATTTTTAAAAAATACTCATGCCTTATCATCAAAAGGTTATGTTTGTCCTATCAACGAGGAATTAAATTTGCAACTTATTGGTGCAAGTTACGATAGATTAAATTATACCAACATACTTTTAGAAAAAGATGATTTTCAAAATATTGAAAATATAAGAGAATTTTTAGAAAATGAAAAATTAGAGATTGTGGGTGGTAAAGTAGGATTTAGATCATATTCTAGCGATAGATTTGCTATAGTTGGTCAAGCATATGATGAAAATTTTTATTTACAAAATTATAAAGCACTTTTATGGCATAAAAATAAAGCTCAAGTAACTCCAAATGAATTTATTCCCTTATATTTTAGTATTGCTCATGGCTCTAGAGCTTTTGCTAGTGCTATTATATCTTCTAGAATTATTACTTCTTTGGTTTTTAATGAACCAAGAATAGAAAAAGAGTTTTTATATGCTTTGCATCCTGCAAGATTTTTAATCCGTCAGCTAAAAAAAGGAAAAAATTAG
- a CDS encoding N-acetylmuramoyl-L-alanine amidase family protein encodes MVKMLRIFFVFLLSCLSIFANMEVKKFDQIFLTSNPEEKLQLHQQLKSLYIQSVINDNNEEKNEILKRLIISSNSLGFDDKAYVQELKESGVSEEEISRLKNALNVIQDQKIKKESVKKEVNTAMSDKKEDKKEDKKEDKKEDKKEDKKEDKKEDKKAPVQKELFVLDVKKLDNGILLDLSEKISQKDIKNFTLKGDNNFRYVADFDGVLKGPKRNFEFKDFDIIVSQFNPTSMRLVLSSKKELKIKIELKNQSLFMGLEKVEKKEEPKSIIKKQNEAKKTTTKKEVIKNEPLYILKSSKAKNGINLKLNNDIDFEDIKINSFKDGKIYRSIVSFEAILEGDRKKIDINKNQSITVVQFNKTTVRVVLNSTSDFKTNLDLDDEELFIGFEKKIKKTPTKTASKTTKTAIKKSGKIIVIDPGHGGKDPGTLGDKGVREKDVVLSVALKLGNELKKRGYRIYYTRSTDKFINLRDRTSMANEKMADLFISIHANAAPNKQRAKTLEGIETFFLSPARSERSKKAAELENQSDFEEMNYFSKQTFLNFLNREKIVASNKLAIDVQKKILSNVRKKYKVVDGGVREAPFWVLVGAQMPAILIETGYISHPSERNRLVNKNFQELLAIGIANGIESYFYKNQ; translated from the coding sequence ATGGTGAAGATGCTTAGAATATTTTTTGTTTTTTTATTATCTTGTCTTAGTATTTTTGCTAATATGGAAGTTAAGAAATTTGATCAAATTTTTTTAACTTCTAATCCAGAAGAAAAACTACAATTACATCAGCAATTAAAATCTTTGTATATACAAAGTGTTATTAATGATAATAATGAAGAAAAAAATGAGATTTTAAAAAGATTAATTATAAGTTCAAATTCTTTAGGTTTTGATGATAAAGCTTATGTGCAAGAGCTTAAAGAAAGTGGAGTAAGTGAAGAAGAAATTTCGCGTTTAAAAAATGCCTTAAATGTTATACAAGATCAAAAAATCAAAAAAGAATCAGTAAAAAAAGAAGTTAATACTGCTATGTCTGATAAAAAAGAAGATAAAAAAGAAGATAAAAAAGAAGATAAAAAAGAAGATAAAAAAGAAGATAAAAAAGAAGATAAAAAAGAAGATAAAAAAGCTCCGGTGCAAAAAGAGCTTTTTGTGCTTGATGTTAAAAAATTAGATAATGGTATTTTACTTGACTTGAGTGAAAAAATCAGCCAAAAAGATATTAAAAATTTTACTCTCAAGGGTGATAATAATTTTCGTTATGTTGCAGATTTTGATGGAGTTTTAAAAGGACCTAAGAGAAATTTTGAATTTAAAGATTTTGATATTATCGTATCACAATTTAATCCTACAAGTATGCGTTTAGTTTTGAGTTCAAAAAAAGAGCTAAAAATAAAAATAGAGCTTAAAAATCAAAGTCTTTTTATGGGGCTTGAAAAAGTAGAAAAAAAAGAAGAGCCTAAATCTATAATTAAAAAGCAAAATGAGGCTAAAAAAACAACAACTAAAAAGGAAGTTATAAAAAATGAACCATTGTATATTTTAAAATCAAGTAAAGCTAAAAATGGTATTAATTTAAAATTAAATAATGATATTGATTTTGAAGATATTAAAATTAATTCTTTTAAAGATGGTAAAATATATCGTTCTATTGTAAGTTTTGAAGCTATTTTAGAAGGTGATAGAAAAAAAATCGATATTAATAAAAATCAATCTATTACAGTAGTACAGTTTAACAAAACAACAGTAAGGGTTGTTTTAAATTCCACTAGTGATTTTAAAACTAATCTTGATTTAGATGATGAGGAATTATTTATAGGTTTTGAAAAAAAGATCAAAAAAACACCGACAAAAACTGCCTCAAAAACAACAAAAACTGCTATTAAAAAATCAGGGAAAATCATAGTGATTGACCCAGGTCATGGAGGAAAAGATCCAGGTACTTTGGGTGATAAAGGTGTTAGAGAAAAAGATGTAGTTTTAAGTGTGGCTTTAAAACTTGGCAATGAGCTTAAAAAACGCGGGTATAGAATTTATTATACTAGAAGTACGGATAAATTTATAAATTTAAGAGATAGAACTTCTATGGCCAATGAAAAAATGGCAGATTTGTTTATTTCTATCCATGCAAATGCAGCTCCAAATAAACAAAGAGCTAAGACTCTTGAAGGTATTGAAACTTTCTTTTTGTCACCTGCAAGAAGTGAAAGAAGTAAAAAGGCTGCTGAGTTAGAGAATCAATCAGATTTTGAAGAGATGAATTATTTTTCTAAACAAACCTTTTTAAATTTTTTAAATCGTGAAAAAATAGTCGCTTCAAATAAACTTGCCATTGATGTACAAAAAAAGATTTTAAGTAATGTAAGAAAAAAATATAAAGTTGTTGATGGTGGGGTTAGAGAAGCTCCTTTTTGGGTTTTAGTGGGTGCACAAATGCCTGCTATATTGATCGAGACAGGTTATATCAGTCATCCTAGCGAAAGAAATAGACTAGTAAATAAAAATTTTCAAGAATTATTAGCTATTGGTATTGCTAATGGCATAGAGAGTTATTTTTACAAAAACCAATGA
- a CDS encoding methyl-accepting chemotaxis protein — protein sequence MHDVYDQANDISIHSSKSAKNAQVISDDLANLGENIGQIHTLIDTFSQQINSVSSFIGIIEDITEQTNLLALNAAIEAARAGEHGRGFAVVADEVRALAEKTQVAAKEISVMIKTLIEQMGNIKDITNEAYGVAKNSNSSLEEFQKVFTGVDEKAKILLDEISKTSADTNKILLYLECCLKTYLACSCVINSKIEHVEDNNLAKFDTQNNIFVLNQDLNSYIEKLFSCIKNNQLIQEEKNIYVWIKQIQDINERMISEIECKKHI from the coding sequence ATGCATGATGTATATGATCAGGCAAATGACATTTCTATTCATTCTTCAAAAAGTGCTAAAAACGCACAGGTAATCTCAGATGATTTGGCAAATTTAGGTGAAAATATAGGGCAAATTCATACTTTAATAGATACTTTTTCTCAGCAAATTAATAGTGTATCTTCTTTTATAGGTATTATTGAAGATATTACAGAGCAAACAAATCTTTTGGCATTAAATGCTGCGATTGAAGCAGCTCGTGCAGGTGAACATGGTAGAGGTTTTGCTGTGGTTGCTGATGAGGTTAGAGCTTTGGCTGAAAAAACTCAAGTTGCGGCTAAAGAAATTTCTGTGATGATTAAAACATTAATAGAACAAATGGGCAATATTAAAGATATTACAAACGAAGCTTATGGAGTTGCTAAAAATTCTAATTCAAGTTTAGAAGAGTTTCAAAAAGTTTTCACAGGTGTTGATGAAAAGGCTAAAATTTTATTAGATGAAATTTCTAAAACTAGTGCAGATACTAATAAAATTTTACTTTATTTAGAGTGTTGTTTAAAAACATACTTAGCTTGTTCTTGTGTGATTAATTCTAAAATAGAACACGTAGAAGATAATAATTTAGCTAAATTTGATACCCAAAATAATATTTTTGTTTTAAATCAAGATTTAAATTCTTATATTGAAAAATTGTTTAGTTGTATAAAAAATAATCAATTAATACAAGAAGAAAAAAATATTTATGTTTGGATTAAGCAAATTCAAGATATAAATGAAAGGATGATAAGCGAAATAGAATGCAAAAAGCACATATAA
- a CDS encoding RelA/SpoT family protein, with amino-acid sequence MKLVNDELLLDKLVDDVKNCKDLQRAKEILFMVFPQSTVLEKAVEFCIQKHKGQFRKSGEPYAVHPILVASFVAFLSPVQSMIIAALLHDVLEDTDCSEEELNVNFGEEVTKLVQGLTKIVSIREDHLTRSNSNEKLAKSALTFRNMLLAGVEDVSVLVIKLCDRLHNMLTLNFLREDKQKRISEETLVVYAPIAHRLGISSIKNLLEDLSFKFLLPDEYTQIDNYINAKDQQIQLGFNEFISKIEMLFLENGFRQGSFVIHKRIKHNYSIYLKMQRKGVGLDEVLDLLGVRILVEKVYDCYLALGILHTHFNPLISRFKDYIALPKQNGYQTLHTTLFDAKNIIEAQIRTFDMHKTAEFGVAAHWKYKEGNITTPNLDWLADISMHGKEEGNNVQDCDAIELYEYAKDSLYIEDIAVYSPKGEIFTLPRGATALDFAYEVHTKVGLHAKTAFVNRVRVPLLTVLKNGDIVSIETSEEEFFRCSWIDSVKTGKARASIRDFCKQKKKELNNKIAINLLSTVFNKDSKLIEEWLEKEKFTKKLRQIAIDFNYFKEVVICLRKYVGQNQASRFEQNEQKFESIVIGSNYKITTINFDYCCRPKRGDEIIAFRHSTSATIHHKLCEQAMKMIENNKEMIFVSWSDSSIKSYKIIVSIENKKGSLADFLTTLAKMQINVLSINSADSEPVVANYFEVQVELPNNVDVENVKDRLKARYKILDFTSLNDAYNNH; translated from the coding sequence TTGAAGCTAGTAAATGATGAGTTGTTATTAGATAAGCTTGTTGATGATGTAAAAAATTGCAAGGATTTACAAAGAGCAAAAGAAATTCTTTTTATGGTTTTTCCGCAATCTACTGTTTTAGAAAAAGCAGTGGAATTTTGTATTCAAAAACATAAAGGACAATTTAGAAAAAGCGGAGAACCATACGCTGTTCATCCTATATTGGTAGCTTCTTTTGTAGCTTTTTTAAGTCCTGTACAATCTATGATTATAGCTGCATTATTGCATGATGTATTAGAAGATACAGATTGTAGCGAAGAAGAATTAAATGTCAATTTTGGTGAGGAAGTAACAAAATTAGTTCAAGGTTTAACGAAAATAGTTAGTATTAGAGAAGATCATCTTACACGTTCTAATTCTAATGAAAAACTTGCAAAATCTGCTTTGACTTTTAGAAATATGCTTCTAGCTGGTGTTGAAGATGTAAGTGTGCTTGTGATAAAACTTTGTGATAGATTGCACAATATGCTTACTTTAAATTTTCTAAGAGAAGATAAACAAAAAAGAATTAGCGAAGAAACCTTAGTAGTGTATGCACCTATAGCACATAGACTTGGTATTTCAAGTATAAAAAATCTACTTGAAGATTTAAGTTTTAAATTTTTACTACCTGATGAATACACACAAATTGATAATTACATTAATGCAAAAGATCAACAAATTCAGCTTGGTTTTAATGAATTTATTTCTAAAATAGAAATGCTGTTTTTGGAAAATGGCTTTAGACAAGGTAGTTTTGTTATACATAAAAGAATCAAACATAATTATTCTATTTACTTAAAAATGCAAAGAAAAGGTGTTGGACTTGATGAGGTTTTAGATCTTTTAGGTGTAAGAATTTTAGTTGAAAAAGTTTATGATTGCTATTTGGCTTTAGGGATTTTACATACACATTTTAATCCTTTAATTTCAAGATTTAAAGACTATATAGCTTTACCAAAGCAAAATGGTTACCAAACTTTACATACAACATTATTTGATGCTAAAAATATTATAGAAGCACAAATTCGTACCTTTGATATGCATAAAACTGCTGAATTTGGTGTAGCGGCACATTGGAAATACAAAGAAGGGAATATAACGACACCAAATTTAGATTGGCTTGCTGATATTTCTATGCATGGCAAAGAAGAAGGAAATAACGTACAAGATTGTGATGCTATTGAGCTTTATGAATACGCAAAAGATAGTTTATATATTGAAGATATAGCAGTGTATTCTCCAAAAGGGGAAATTTTCACCTTACCGCGTGGAGCTACTGCTTTAGATTTTGCTTATGAAGTGCATACTAAAGTAGGACTTCATGCAAAAACAGCTTTTGTAAATCGCGTGAGAGTACCACTTTTAACTGTGCTTAAAAATGGCGATATAGTTAGTATTGAAACTTCTGAAGAAGAGTTTTTTAGATGTTCTTGGATAGATAGTGTTAAAACTGGTAAAGCTAGAGCTAGTATAAGAGATTTTTGTAAGCAAAAAAAGAAAGAATTAAATAATAAAATTGCTATAAATCTTTTATCTACTGTGTTTAATAAGGACTCTAAGCTTATAGAAGAATGGCTTGAAAAAGAAAAATTTACCAAAAAACTTAGACAAATTGCTATAGATTTTAACTATTTCAAAGAAGTTGTTATTTGTCTTAGAAAATATGTGGGGCAAAATCAAGCGTCTAGATTTGAACAAAATGAGCAAAAATTTGAAAGTATAGTGATTGGATCAAATTATAAAATCACTACGATAAATTTTGACTATTGTTGTAGACCTAAAAGAGGAGATGAGATCATTGCTTTTAGGCATTCAACTAGTGCTACCATACACCATAAGCTTTGTGAACAGGCAATGAAAATGATAGAAAATAACAAAGAAATGATTTTTGTTTCTTGGAGTGATAGTTCGATAAAAAGTTACAAAATTATTGTTTCTATAGAAAATAAAAAAGGTTCTTTAGCAGATTTTCTAACTACTTTAGCTAAAATGCAGATTAATGTTTTAAGTATTAATTCAGCTGATTCAGAACCTGTGGTAGCAAATTATTTTGAAGTGCAAGTTGAATTGCCTAACAACGTTGATGTTGAAAATGTAAAAGACAGACTAAAAGCTAGATATAAAATTTTAGATTTTACATCATTAAATGATGCATATAATAATCACTAA
- a CDS encoding nitronate monooxygenase — protein sequence MSFKALKIGKHEIKYPIFQGGMGLGISWDKLASAVSLNGGLGIISSVGTGYYENRTHIDKEFNAKPYGSDNFYSKAGLKALIDNARKVCKDAPLGCNILYASNNYSQIARNACEVGFNVIVSGAGLPTNLPEFTQDYPDVALVPIVSSAKALKIICKRWQSRYNRLPDAVIVEGPKSGGHQGFTYEQCLMDEYQLENVVPQVAQEIKNWGDIPLIAAGGIWDKQDIEKMMSLGASGVQMGTRFIGTFECDASDDFKQVLLDCKKEDIELLKSPVGYPARGVRTNLLNLVDKRMGPKISCVSNCVAPCGRGKEATKVGYCIADRLYDAWSGKKETGLFFTGANGYRLDKLISVEELMKKLVNGEDA from the coding sequence ATGAGTTTTAAAGCTTTAAAAATCGGAAAGCACGAGATAAAATATCCTATTTTTCAAGGTGGTATGGGACTTGGTATAAGTTGGGACAAGCTTGCTTCTGCGGTTTCTTTAAATGGTGGTTTAGGGATTATTTCTTCAGTAGGAACTGGATATTATGAAAATAGAACGCATATAGATAAAGAGTTCAATGCAAAACCTTATGGTAGTGATAATTTTTATTCAAAAGCAGGCTTAAAGGCTTTGATAGATAATGCTAGAAAGGTTTGCAAAGATGCACCTTTAGGTTGTAATATTTTATATGCAAGTAATAATTATTCGCAAATTGCACGTAATGCTTGTGAGGTTGGTTTTAATGTGATAGTTTCAGGAGCAGGACTTCCTACAAATTTACCTGAATTCACACAAGATTATCCTGATGTTGCTTTGGTGCCTATTGTATCATCTGCTAAAGCTTTAAAAATTATTTGTAAAAGATGGCAAAGTAGATATAATCGCTTACCTGATGCGGTTATAGTTGAAGGACCAAAAAGTGGAGGACATCAAGGTTTTACTTATGAGCAGTGTTTAATGGATGAATATCAATTAGAAAATGTGGTGCCACAGGTTGCGCAAGAAATTAAAAACTGGGGTGATATACCATTAATTGCTGCAGGCGGAATTTGGGATAAGCAAGATATAGAAAAAATGATGTCTTTGGGGGCAAGTGGCGTTCAAATGGGAACTCGTTTCATAGGAACTTTTGAATGCGATGCGAGTGATGATTTCAAACAAGTATTGCTAGATTGTAAAAAAGAAGATATTGAGCTTTTAAAATCTCCAGTTGGCTATCCTGCAAGAGGGGTAAGAACTAATCTTTTAAATTTAGTTGATAAAAGAATGGGGCCAAAAATTTCTTGTGTGAGCAATTGCGTTGCACCATGTGGTAGAGGTAAGGAAGCTACTAAAGTAGGTTATTGTATAGCAGATAGATTATATGATGCATGGAGTGGTAAAAAAGAAACAGGCTTATTTTTTACAGGTGCTAATGGATATAGACTAGATAAGCTTATCAGCGTAGAAGAGCTAATGAAAAAATTAGTTAATGGTGAAGATGCTTAG
- the tyrS gene encoding tyrosine--tRNA ligase yields MNIDEIIKEIKRGIAEIIDEERLVSLVKNYYEKGENFFVKAGFDPTAADLHLGHTVVLSKMALLQKHGAIVQFLIGDFTAQIGDPTGKSVTRKKLDKEEVLKNAKTYEEQVFKILDPSKTQIHFNSKWLNELGASGIVELTSTFSVARMLERDDFTKRFKEQSPISICEFLYPLLQGYDSVALKSDIEMGGTDQKFNLLMGRQLQRIYNCQKEQVVMMMPLLEGLDGVNKMSKSLGNYIGVTEDAKDMYAKVLSISDELMFRYYELLSEKSSSEILQMKDDIKNGSLHPKKAKENLALEITTRFHSNECALKAKEEFDKVHSAKELPSDMPSFTLEGSIWLAKAIVECKMEISTSAARRLINSNAVSINGKKVQDEQFQLENGEYILQVGKRKFAKLKVI; encoded by the coding sequence ATGAATATTGATGAAATTATTAAAGAAATTAAAAGAGGAATTGCAGAAATTATTGATGAGGAAAGATTAGTTTCTTTGGTAAAAAACTACTATGAAAAAGGTGAAAATTTTTTTGTAAAAGCTGGGTTTGATCCTACAGCCGCTGATTTACATTTAGGACATACTGTGGTTTTAAGCAAGATGGCCTTGCTTCAAAAACATGGAGCTATAGTGCAGTTTTTAATAGGAGATTTTACTGCTCAAATAGGCGATCCTACAGGTAAAAGTGTTACAAGAAAAAAACTTGACAAGGAAGAAGTGCTTAAAAATGCTAAAACTTATGAAGAACAAGTTTTTAAAATTTTAGATCCAAGTAAAACTCAAATTCATTTTAATTCTAAATGGCTAAATGAGCTAGGCGCTAGTGGTATAGTAGAGCTTACTTCAACTTTTAGTGTTGCTAGAATGCTTGAAAGAGATGATTTTACCAAACGCTTTAAAGAGCAAAGTCCTATATCAATATGTGAATTTTTGTATCCACTTTTGCAAGGTTATGATAGTGTTGCATTAAAAAGTGATATAGAAATGGGTGGAACTGATCAAAAATTTAATCTTTTAATGGGACGACAACTTCAAAGGATATACAATTGCCAAAAAGAACAAGTGGTTATGATGATGCCATTGCTTGAGGGTCTTGATGGTGTAAATAAAATGAGTAAAAGCTTGGGAAATTATATTGGTGTAACAGAAGATGCCAAAGATATGTATGCCAAGGTTTTAAGTATAAGTGATGAATTAATGTTTAGATATTATGAGCTTTTAAGCGAGAAAAGTTCAAGTGAAATTTTGCAAATGAAAGATGATATTAAAAATGGTTCATTACATCCTAAAAAAGCTAAGGAAAATTTAGCTTTAGAAATTACTACGCGTTTTCATTCAAATGAATGTGCGTTAAAAGCTAAAGAGGAGTTTGACAAAGTTCATAGTGCAAAAGAACTTCCTAGTGATATGCCAAGTTTCACTTTAGAAGGTAGTATTTGGCTTGCGAAAGCTATAGTAGAGTGTAAAATGGAAATTTCTACTTCAGCCGCTAGAAGATTGATTAATTCAAATGCAGTGAGTATTAATGGGAAAAAAGTTCAAGATGAACAATTCCAACTAGAAAATGGTGAATATATTTTACAAGTTGGAAAAAGAAAATTTGCAAAATTAAAGGTAATATAA
- a CDS encoding DNA-directed RNA polymerase subunit omega → MRVEQITAKALKKLKDDRYKLALVVAKRAEELANGADPLVNLDKNKYKYTDIALYEIAEDKIVLEGFIEASK, encoded by the coding sequence ATGAGAGTAGAACAAATAACTGCAAAAGCATTAAAAAAGCTAAAAGATGATAGGTATAAACTAGCACTTGTGGTAGCTAAAAGAGCTGAGGAATTAGCAAATGGTGCAGATCCTTTGGTGAATTTAGACAAAAATAAATATAAATATACTGATATTGCTTTATATGAAATAGCAGAAGATAAAATCGTTTTAGAGGGATTTATTGAAGCTAGTAAATGA
- a CDS encoding PAS domain-containing protein has product MIVSKTDKTGRIVYCNRNFMILSGYKESELLGKPHNIIRHPDMPKVVFEILWESIKNKKEVIAYVKNLSKDGSFYWVLAFVTPSFDSNGEVMGYHSMRLNPKKEAIEKIEKIYKELLLEEQKGGQKASRKLLNNILNSKGMSYEELVLSI; this is encoded by the coding sequence ATTATTGTCTCAAAAACCGACAAAACCGGAAGAATAGTTTATTGTAATAGAAATTTTATGATTTTATCAGGATATAAAGAATCAGAGCTTTTGGGTAAACCCCATAATATAATTCGTCATCCTGATATGCCTAAAGTTGTTTTTGAAATTCTTTGGGAAAGTATTAAAAATAAAAAAGAGGTTATTGCTTATGTAAAAAATTTATCTAAAGATGGCTCATTTTATTGGGTATTAGCTTTTGTAACTCCTTCTTTTGATTCTAATGGAGAGGTTATGGGGTATCATTCGATGCGCTTAAATCCTAAAAAGGAAGCTATTGAAAAAATAGAAAAAATATACAAAGAGCTTTTATTAGAAGAGCAAAAAGGCGGACAAAAAGCATCAAGAAAATTACTAAATAATATTTTAAATTCAAAAGGAATGAGCTATGAAGAATTGGTTTTATCGATATAA